One window of Phycodurus eques isolate BA_2022a chromosome 8, UOR_Pequ_1.1, whole genome shotgun sequence genomic DNA carries:
- the LOC133406316 gene encoding desmoplakin-B-like, which translates to MNPRTMSVIPQFNGFQPKGRMMHLSINCNMTGCKQREMVMEKELRRLKMFVNQAEELKKRAEEEAHRERSIITVEGHKRRELESEVEVLIKQREEENNKYKEDLVEVRQGLQKKTEQLAYVTHSLEEEVRRRKTTEEGKDVLEQTLAELQEKLTISAMAVAQLMECEAELQNVRFELERENRDRSRVEDNLNRLQGRIKDIQSVRDDLEIQLANLRKANQEEVLIRRQIEIELEKTMMAMREYYCTITTLRQNQEQVDTSEMRGEKQCLILQEELERSVKQNRTYVEQLAQLSIEIKALQHQVLQEQVKVKEVNQSNEGLYRTIEEKSKSLNENYAELQTLKEKTETLMKERLRLEEELRATRHDKAELLRSKEERDDEIFCQITALELQLQASERSNVDYHNLVSELSLERHNLKLETEKIQIQDTEVLRSLKANPRLLLSLQMILFGTIK; encoded by the coding sequence ATGAATCCCAGAACAATGTCAGTCATACCACAATTCAACGGCTTTCAGCCCAAAGGGAGGATGATGCATCTCAGCATCAACTGCAATATGACAGGATGCAAGCAGAGGGAGATGGTTATGGAGAAGGAGCTCAGGAGGCTGAAGATGTTTGTCAACCAGGCAGAGGAACTAAAGAAGAGGGCAGAGGAAGAAGCTCATCGGGAGCGCTCAATAATCACAGTTGAAGGACATAAGAGAAGAGAACTAGAAAGTGAGGTTGAGGTTTTGATCAAgcagagagaagaggaaaacaacaaGTACAAAGAGGATTTGGTTGAAGTTAGACAGGGGCTACAGAAGAAGACTGAGCAGTTGGCCTATGTCACCCACAGTCTGGAGGAAGAGGTGCGAAGGAGGAAAACTACAGAAGAAGGAAAAGATGTGCTTGAACAGACCTTGGCCGAACTTCAAGAAAAGCTAACTATTTCAGCAATGGCAGTGGCCCAACTAATGGAGTGTGAGGCAGAGCTTCAGAATGTGCGTTTCGAGCTGGAGAGGGAAAATAGGGATCGGAGTAGAGTAGAAGACAACCTGAATCGGTTACAGGGCCGCATAAAGGACATTCAGTCTGTCAGAGATGACCTGGAGATCCAGTTAGCTAACTTAAGGAAAGCCAACCAAGAGGAAGTCTTGATAAGAAGGCAGATTGAGATAGAGTTAGAAAAGACCATGATGGCAATGAGAGAGTACTACTGCACCATTACCACTTTACGTCAGAACCAAGAACAAGTCGACACATCGGAAATGAGAGGGGAAAAACAGTGTCTTATATTGCAGGAGGAACTGGAAAGGAGCGTGAAACAAAACAGAACCTATGTGGAACAGTTAGCACAGCTGAGCATTGAGATAAAAGCCCTGCAGCATCAAGTGTTACAAGAGCAAGTAAAAGTTAAAGAGGTGAACCAAAGTAATGAGGGTCTTTACAGAACTATAGAGGAGAAGAGTAAATCTCTAAATGAGAACTACGCTGAGCTTCAAACTCTGAAGGAGAAGACTGAAACCTTGATGAAAGAAAGGCTGAGGCTGGAGGAGGAGCTTAGGGCAACACGACATGATAAAGCAGAACTTTTGAGGTCCAAAGAGGAACGTGATGATGAGATCTTCTGCCAAATTACCGCCCTGGAGCTGCAGCTGCAGGCCAGCGAGCGCAGCAATGTTGACTACCACAACCTTGTCTCAGAGCTCTCTTTGGAGAGGCACAATCTCAAACTGGAAACtgagaaaatacaaattcagGATACTGAGGTACTTCGAAGTCTGAAAGCTAATCCCAGATTGCTCCTATCTCTCCAGATGATATTATTTGGAACAATCAAGTAG